GAGGATCAGGGCAGGGCGACGCGGACCTTGTACAGGCGCTGGGTGACGTCCGCCGGGGGCGGCTCGGTTTCGCTGCCGTCGTCCACCCAGTTGGTCACCCCGCCGTGCCCGGGGAAGGGCGTCGGGGTCGCGACCTCCCAGGCGTTGAAGTTGGTCAGGTACCCGGTGTTGTAGAGCACCTCGTACACGCGGCCGGTGTCGGCGAAGAAGGACAGCCGCCCGAATTCAAACAAGCCGGGCGTGGGTTCCGCGAAGAAGAAGCTGGCCGGCGAATTGGGATCGGTGGCCGCCACGTACTCGCGGTAGTTGTCCACGCCGTCCGCGTCGGGATCGTTCGTGGCGTTGTACACGTACAGCCCGCCGAACGATTGCTGTTCCCAGGCGTCCGCCACGCCGTCCCCGTCGCTGTCCACCCAGGGGGACCGCCCGATGGCGATCGCGGCCGGGTCCGACAGCGCCTGCGCGCCCGTCGAGTCGCGGGCGAGGGCGCGGACGGTGACGCTGCCGACGCCGTAGGCGAGGGTGTCGGCCGCCGCGACGTAGGGAGCGTTGGTCAAGGCGGCGAAGGGGCGGCCCTCGACCAGGAACACGACCTGCGTGACCGTGCCCGGCGCGTGGCTGGCCGCGGCCTCCAGGAAGACGTTGCTTCCGAGGACGAAGGCGGCCCCGCCCGTGGGCGAGAGCAGGTGGCACGTGAACGGCGAGTTGCTGACGACGACCGGCACGAGGGCGTGGCCCTGGGTTTCCGTGGCGGCGCCGTCGCGGGCCACGAGGCGCAGTGTGTGCCGGCCGTTCGGGAGGCCGGCCGTGTCCCACGCGTATTCCGCCTCCAGCGGGTCCCGGCCCGTCCAGAACGTCAGGGTGCCCTGCGCGGTCAGGACCCGGTAGGAGCGCACGGCATCGTTGAAGACGTATTCTTCGGCGTCGTCAAACTGGTCCGAGAACGACACTCCGGTGTCGAGGCCGCTGGGGGGGAAGGCGCGGGTGACCTGGTAATCCACGAACAGGTTATAGCCCTCCGGGCCGGGCGTCCGGGCCTCGAGCGCCATTTCCGTCGGCAGGTAGGTGGTAAACGTCACCGCGCGCACCCCGTTGGTGGCCTGCAGGGCGGCGTTGGAGTTGATCAGGTTCTGCAACTGGGCGAGCACGGAGGCGGCGGTCTGCCCCTGCGCCGCGATGACCCGGTTGGTGACGATGACGCCGTTGGTGAGCGTGATCTTGCAGGTCACCGTGTCGCCCGTGTTGGCCGTGCCGGACACGGATACGTACTCGCGCGCGGGATACGCGCATTCCAGCAGGTTCGGAGACAAGGCCTGGCCCCACACCGACAGCACGGCGGCCGTGCCGATCGCCGTCTCCGCGCCGCAGGCGATCGCGGAGCCGGCCTGGCCGTAATTGGTGTAGATGAGCTGGAGGCGATCCCCATAGGCCTCGGCCCGGGCGGCCGTCTGGCTGGCGTTGACGGCGGCGGCGAGCCCGGCCACGGCGGAGTACAGCGTGTCGCCGGCGACGGCGGTGTAGGCGCAGGTCACCCCGCCCACCATCGCCCGCAGGACGTTGCCGGGCGCCGGCCCGACGTTGGTCAGGGCCGCGGTCCAGAGATCGTCCACGTACAACTCCAGGGCGCGCGCGGGGATCCCCGCGGCGTTGGTGGCGGCGGTGACCTGGACGGTGACCACGCCCGAGACCACGGCGTTGCTCGCCGGCGCGCCGACGGACACCCCCGGCGGCCGGGCGTACGGCGCCGCCAGCGGGTCGCCGACGAACAGGCCCTGGTAGGGATTGGCCACGCTCATCCAGTAGCTCTCCGCCAGGTTGAAGCCTCGGAAATACCAGAAGTACACCAGGGGATCCGGGAACTTCTCCACGTAGGCGCACGGCTCCGCCACGGTCCCGTAGCTGGCCGCGGCCCCGGCGCGGATCCAGTCCGTGATGGGCGACTGCCCGCCGCCCGGCTCGGGCAGGCGCCCGCCGAACGAGGTCAGGTGATCCGCAATCGCGCCCGGCCGGTACACGTTGGTGGTCCAGAACCATTCGGGGTAATTGGAAATGCCGGTCAGGTAGCCCAGCACGTCCTTCCGGTTCGACAGCGCGTTGCTGTAGAACTCGCGGACCTGCGGGAACCCGGTCCAGAACCGGCTTAAGAAGTTGAGACGGCTGAAGAGCTTGTAGCGGATGTTCCGCGCGCCGTCGGACGGCGGGTAGAGGAGGTAGATCGTGCCCGTCGGAGCGGAACCGTCGGCCAGCTTGCCGTTCTGGATGTTCGTGGCGGACTGGAAAAGCGTCCTGGCGGTGAGCGTCATGGCGAGGTAGAGGTTGGTCCCGCCGTACGTGTCGCGCCGCGAGAAACCGCGCTCGGCCTGGTAGTAGGCGCTGCGCGTGTTCGTCGGCATGCTGCACGTGGAGGAAATGGTCGGTGCGGCCTTGAAGCCATAGAAGAGCACGGCCGTGGCGCCCTCGTTGGCGTTGACGCGCGTGGGCAGCTCCTTGCAGAGCACGAGGTAGTCGATCTGGTTGCTCAACCCGTAGTCGGCGATGTGCTGCTGCACGCGGGCGACGATGGCCGTCTGGAAAAACTGGTTGGTGGCATCGTACAGGTACGGATCGACCGAGACGCGGCACACGTTGAGCTCCGGGATCCCGCGGGTCTGGCGGTAGAGCAGGCCGATCTCCTGGGACTCGATGCTCCGGTCGTTGACGATGACCAGGACGTTCTGCGGGCCGCCGCCGGCGGCCGCCGGCAGGACCGCCAGCGTCCAGGCCAGCAGGATCCCGGCCCGCGCGCGGTGAAGGCGATCGCTCAACATGACGCTCCCCTCTATCCTTATAGTATACCCGCCGCGGGCCGTTCCATCCAGCCTCGGTTTACGGCGCCCCTACCGCGCGGGGTCGGCATGGCGGAACACGAGCGGAAGCAGCGCGTGCCCCTGCGTTTGCACCGCCGTGCCGTCGCGGGCCACGAACCGCAGCGCGTGCGGGCCGGCGGGATGCGCCGCGGTGTCCAGCACGGCTTCCGCCTCCAGCGTTTCCCGCCCGCAGGCCAGTTGCAGCATCCCGCGGCTGCTCAAGAGGTCGATCGTGTCGCCCAGCCGCCCGCGGTAGGCGACCGGAGGGCCCAGCCCCGTGCCGGCCTGCGCCGGGAGGATGTGGTATTCGAGCAGCAGGGCCATGCCCGTGGCGCCGGGGCGGCTGGCCTCGAGGGAGAATTCCACCTGCTCGCCCGAGCTTTTTCGGTTGGCCAGCCGCACGCCCTCCTCGCCGCCCAACAGGGGATCGTCGCGGAGAGCCCGCTCCAGGCGCGCGACGACCGAGGTGGCCGCCTCACCTTCCGCCGCCGCCACGCGCGCCGTGACCACGGTCCCGGCCGCCACGGTGATCCGGCACTCGACGGCGTCGCCCTCCCGGGCGGGGCCCCGCAGCAGGAGGTACTTGCGCGCCGGGTACGTGCTGTCCAGGAAGGCCGGCGTCAGGGCGCGGATGCTCAACGCGGGCGGCGGCCCCAGCCCGGCCTCCACGCGCGCCCCGTAGCGCGTGGTCGCGCCCGGCTTGCCTATGCGCCCGTCCATCAGCACGACCCGGTCGCCGAACGGGATGGCGTTGAGCATGGGGTTCTGCCGCCGGAGGTCCCGCGCGATGCCGTCGGCCGCGGCACAGAGGTCGTCCGCGGCCCGGAGGATGTACTGGCCGGCGGTGCCGTCCACGTCGACCCATATTTCGTTCCACGCCTTCGGCGTCACGTTGGTCAGCGTGGCCGTCCAGAGCTCGTCGAGGTACAGGTCGATGGCCGCGACGGGGCGCTCGGGGGTCCCGACCGCCGTGACCCGAACGGTGACCACCCCCGATACCGTCTGGCCGGAAACCGCGCCGGACACCGTGACGAGGGGCGGCCGCGCGTAGGGCGCCATGAGGGGATCGCCCACGAAGAGCCCCTGGTGGGGATGCGCCACGCTCATCCAGTAGCTCTCGGCGAGATTGAAGCCCCGCGCGTACCACAGGAAGACGAGCGGGTGCGGAAACTTCTCGGGGAAATTGCACGGTTCGCTGACGGTGCCGTAGCTGGCGGAGGCCCCGGCCCGGATCCAGTCAAACACGGAGCTGTGTCCCATCGACGGCGTGGGCAGCATGCCGCCGAACGACGTCAGGTGGTCCGCGATGGCGCCCGGCCGGTACGCGTTGGTGGCCCAGAACCAGTCCGGGTAACTGGAGATGCCGGTCTGGTAGCCCATGACATCGCGGAGGTTGCCTTGGGCGTTCTGCTCCGCGAAGACCCGGCGCGGGAAGCCTTCCAGGAAGCGCGCCTGGAAATCGAACTCGTCGAAAAGTTTGTACCGGATGTTCCGGGCGGGGTCGCTGGGCGGCTTGAGCAGGTAGAAGGTGCCGTCGGGCGCCGTGCCGTCGGCGGCGACGGAGCGGTCCACCAGCCGCCGGGTTTCCTCGGGCGTGGGGGCGGACAGCAGCATGGCCAGGTAGGCCGGCCGGCCGGGCCCGCCCGTCGCGCGCGAAAAGGCCCTTTCCGAGAAGACGTAGGCGTTGCTCGTGCCGGGGATCAGCGCACACGGGGGGGCGCCCGGCGCGTTCTGGAATCCGAAGGCCAGGGCGGCCGTGATGCTCTCCGAATCGCTCACCCGCGTGGGCGCGCTCCAGCAGACGGCGAGGAAATCGATCTGGCGGGCCAGTCCCTCGGCCTCGATGTGGGCCTCGATGGGCCGCCGGATGTGCTCTTCGAAGAGGGCGGCCGGGATGGACGGCTCCGATGACGGCAGGCGAAGGCGGCATAACTGGCGCGGAGCGAGGCCCCGCTTCTCCATGTAGTACCGGCCCGCCTCGACGGACGCGCGGTCGCGGTCGTTGACCACGACCAGCACGTTCTGCGGGCCTCCGCCCGCGGCCGCGGACAGCGCGGCCCCGACCACCGCCCCGGCCGCGAGCCGGAGCATCTGGCGCCCGTGCCTCATTTCGGTCCCGCCAGCATACCCGCCGGCCGCCGCCCTGCAACAGGCAAAAACGGCCTTGAAAAGACGCCGAAGGCCGGGAATAGTCAGGCGGTTCTGGAGACCCCGGCATGCCGCGCAATATTGTCCAGGCGAGCTTGATCACGACGTTCCGGTGCAATGCCCGGTGCGGGATGTGCCATATCTGGCAGACCCCGACGAAACCCGAGGAGGAACTGCCGGCGAAGTATTACGAAAAGCTCCCCGAAGGCCTGCGCATCAACGTTACCGGCGGCGAGCCGACCCTGCGCGAGGACATCGAGGAGATCTTCGCCATCCTGCACCCGAAGGCGGATCTGCTGGAGTTGAGCACGAACGGGTTCTACACGGACCGCGTCGTGCGCCTCGCGGAAAAGTATCCCGACATCCTCATCCGCGTGAGCCTCGAAGGCCTGCCGGAAACCAACGACCGGCTGCGCGGGACGAAGGACGGGTTCGACCATGCCCTGCGCACCATGCTGGAGTTGAGGAAAACGAAGTGCCGGAACATCGGGTTTTCCATCGTGATCTCCGACCGCAACGCGGACGACCTGATCCCGCTGTACGAGCTGTGCGCCGCGCTGGACGTGGAGTTGGGCAACTCGGTGATGCACAATTCCTGGTACTTCCACAAGACGGACAACGCCATCGCGGACCGGGACAAGGCCGTGAAACGCGAGACGGAGTTCATCGCCGCGCTGCTGCAGTCCCGCCGCGCGGGGCTCAAGAGCCGGATCAAGGACTACGGCCGCGCCTACTTCAACCGCAGCATCCTGAACCGGTTCGCCGGCAAGCCGGCCTCCGCCTACCGGCCGCCCTGCGGCGCCGGCACGGATTTCTTCTTCGTGGACCCCTGGGGGAATGTCACGCCCTGCAACGGGTCCGCCGAGGAATGGATCATGGGCAATCTCAAGGAGTCCTCCTTCGAGGAGATCATGAATTCCGACAAGGCGCGCGAGATCATGGCCCGGGTCCGCGGCTGCACGCGCGACTGCTGTTTCATCGTCACCGACCGCCACGACATGGTGCGGCGCCCCTGGAAGCCCATCAGCTGGATCGCGCGCAACAAGCTGCGCCTGGCCTTCAAGCTGCCGATCGACGCCTCCTGACGTGAATGTCCGCGTCATAGGGCTCCGCGGGTTTCCCGGCGTGCAGGGCGGAGCCGAGAAGCACGGCGAGGAACTGTACCCGCGCCTGGCCGCCCTCGGCGTGCGGGTCACCGTCATGGCCCGCGCGCCCTATTTCCCGCCCGACCGGCGGGCCGCGGAATGGCGCGGCGTGCGGTTCGAGTATCTGCCCGCCGTCCGCCGCAAGCACCTGGAGGCGCTGGGCCACAGCTTCGCGGCCGCGCTGCGGACGGCCCGCCGCCGGCGGCAAACGGACCTGGTGCACGTGCACAACATCGGCCCCGCCCTTTGCCTGCCCGTGTTGAAGCTCGCGGGCCTGAAGACCGTGCTGACCTACCACAGCCCCAACTACGAGCACAAGAAATGGGGCCCGTTGGCCCGGGGTGTCCTGCGCCTCGGCGAGCGGATCGGCCTGCGGTTCAGCGACGCGGTGATCACGGTGACCGAGGCCGCGCGGCGCGCGCTGGCGGAGCGCTATCCCGGGCGCCGCGTGGTCCACATCCCCAACGGGGTGGCGCGGATGGAACGCCGGCCGCCGGGCGAGGCGATGCGGAGGTGGAGCTTGACCCCCGGCCGCTATTTCTTCACCGCCTGCCGCTTCGTGGAGGGCAAGGGGCTGGAGGATCTGATCCGCGCCTTCGACCGGGTCCGCCGGGACGACCTCCGGCTGGTCATCGCGGGCGCTGCCGACCACGAGACGGACTATAGCCGCGGCCTCAAGCGCCTGGCGGCCGACACGCCCGGGGTCGTCCTGACAGGGGTCTTGAGCGGGGCCCCGCTGTGGGAGCTCTACAGCCAGGCCGGCCTGTTTGTCCTGCCGTCCTACGCCGAGGGATTACCCCTCTCCGTCCTCGAGGCCATGGCCTTCGGAACCCCGGTGCTGGCGTCCGACATCGAGGCCAACCGGGAGGTCGGCCTGCGGGCACACCGGTTCTTCCCCGCCGGCGCGGTCCCGGAACTGGCCGCCCGGATGGAGGCCCTCCTCGCCGCCGGCCTGCCGCCGGACGAGGCGGACGAGTACCGCGCCCTGTTGGCGCGGCGCTACGACTGGGACGCGGCCGCGCGTAAAACCCGGGACCTCTTCCTCGAGGTTGCCGGCCGCCCCGCCGTTTGACATCCGGGGCCTTCGACCGTACGTTCCCCGCGCCATGTTCTGGTCCATGAAAGGCTACGACGTGCTGGTCAACGTCACGAACATCTGTGACGCCCGGTGCGTGATGTGCAACATCTGGAAGAACCAGGACCTCGGGCGGAAGTCCTACCTCTCCCCGGCCCTGCTGGAGAGCGTGAAGCCGCTGTCCTCCGTCAGCTTCGCCGGCGGCGAGCCGTTCCTGCACCGCGAGATCGTGGACATGGCCCGGGTGGTCCACCGGAACAACCCGCGGGCCAAGATCGTCTTCTCCAGCAACGGGTTCCGGACGGACGTGATCGTGGAGAAGGTCGCCGATATCCTGAAGTTCCATAAACACGTGCAGGTGACCATTTCGCTCGACGGCATCGGGGCGGCGCACGACCGGATGCGCGGCGTGCCCGGGGCGTGGGACAAGGTCCACCGCACGTTCCAGCGGCTCGGCGAGATCGGGCTGAAGCGGCGCAACTTCGGCTTTACGATCACCGCCGAGAACTACGCGATGCTCCCCGAGGTCTACGCCCACGCGCGAAAGCTCGGGGCCGGGCTGTCTCCCGCCGTGGCGCAAAGCTCGAAGTTCCTCAACGTCGAGGTGCCGCCCCTGCGGCCCGAAACGATCCTGCCGTACCTGGAGCCCCTCGTCCGGGATCAGTTGAAGAGCTGGAATCCCCTGGCCTGGGCCCGGGCGTTCTTCCTCTACGGGGTGCTGCACTATCTGAACACCGGCCGGCGCCTGCTGCTCTGCGACGCGTTCGAGCGGCAGTTCATGATCGACCAGACGGGCGAGATCTTGTCGTGCCACCCGATCCTCAAGAGCGCGGGCAACCTGAACGACCAGCCGCTGCCGGCCATCCTGGCGAAGCCGGAGACCGTCCGGCTGGCCCGCGACCTGCGCTCCTGCCACGCGTGCTGGGAACTCTGCACCGCCCGCTCCTCCATCCGGGCCAGCCTTTGGAAGGTGGCGCGGTGGGCCGCCTGGAACAAGGCGCTCGTGCACCTGGGGCGCTGGAGCGCCGCGCGGCCGTCCCCGCTGTTCCCGGGCACGGCGCCCATCCCGCCGCCGGCGGGGCATCTAAAGGATTGAACTGCGGGGCCGTTGTATCGTAGGGTTGCAGCCCGCAAGAGGCCAACGGCCCGTCGTTCATGCTTCACAGGACCGCCCAGTTCCGAGGACAGATCAGCCAGGCGCTCGATGCCCTGGTGACGGCCGTGGCCTTTACCCTGGCGCTGGCCATCCGCCGCGGGATGAACATGTGGCGGCCGGACCTGTTCCCGCCCTTCGACGCCCTCTGGCAGCATGCCTGGCTGTACCTGCTGCTGCTTCCGCTGTGGATCGTGATCCTGGAGTCGAACGGGTACTACCAGCACCCGTTTGCCCGTTCGCGCCTGGCTTCGCTGAAGATCCTGTTCCGGGCCAACGTGATCGGCGTCGCGGCCGTGTTCTTCCTGCTGTACCTGCTCAAGGTGAAGCATATCCCCCGGGTCCTGGTGATCATCTTTGCCGCGCTGGATGTCCTCCTGCTGTGGATCAAGGACGCTGTCACGCGGCAGGTGGTGCCCCTGTGGAGTTCACCGTCGCGGATCCTGCTCGTGGGCGCGCCCGGGGATGTGAAGGCGGTCCAGGATCAGTTGCGGCAGCAGCCGGCCTGGTCGGTGAAGGTGCTCGGCCTCCTCCGCCCGGAGGGGGCCGCCGCGGGCCCGGAGGACGGCCCGCCGGTGCTGGGGACCCCCCGGGATCTCGCCCGCGTGCTGCACGAGCAGACGGTGGACTCGGTGCTGCTGGCCCCCGGCCGGCAGACCTTTGAAGAGATCCAGGAGTTGATCCAGGTCTGCGAAACGGAGGGCGTGGAGGCTTGGCTCCTGGCCGACTTTTTCCGCACCAGCATCGCGCGGGCCTGCGTGGATCAGTTCCAGGCCCGGCCGGTCCTGGTGTTCCGGTCCACGCCGACCCTGTCCTGGGCTCTGGTGACGAAACGGGTCATGGACGTTGCGGGCGCGCTGCTCCTCCTGGCGCTGCTGTCCCCGCTCTTCCTGGCCGTGGCCCTGGTCATCAAGCTGACCTCTCCCGGCCCGATCCTGTTCCGGCAGAAGCGCTGCACGCTGCACGGGCGCCTCTTCACCATGCTGAAGTTCCGCACGATGGTGGCCGACGCGGAACAAAAAAGGGCCCTGCTGGAGGAACGGAACGAGGTCAGCGGGCCGGTGTTCAAGATCCGGGACGATCCCCGGGTCACGCCCGCCGGCCGGTTCCTGCGGCGCCATTCGCTGGACGAACTGCCGCAGCTGTTCAACGTCCTGGCCGGCGACATGAGCCTGGTGGGCCCGCGGCCGCCGATCCCGTCCGAGGTGGCGAA
This window of the Kiritimatiellia bacterium genome carries:
- a CDS encoding TIGR03790 family protein, which gives rise to MLSDRLHRARAGILLAWTLAVLPAAAGGGPQNVLVIVNDRSIESQEIGLLYRQTRGIPELNVCRVSVDPYLYDATNQFFQTAIVARVQQHIADYGLSNQIDYLVLCKELPTRVNANEGATAVLFYGFKAAPTISSTCSMPTNTRSAYYQAERGFSRRDTYGGTNLYLAMTLTARTLFQSATNIQNGKLADGSAPTGTIYLLYPPSDGARNIRYKLFSRLNFLSRFWTGFPQVREFYSNALSNRKDVLGYLTGISNYPEWFWTTNVYRPGAIADHLTSFGGRLPEPGGGQSPITDWIRAGAAASYGTVAEPCAYVEKFPDPLVYFWYFRGFNLAESYWMSVANPYQGLFVGDPLAAPYARPPGVSVGAPASNAVVSGVVTVQVTAATNAAGIPARALELYVDDLWTAALTNVGPAPGNVLRAMVGGVTCAYTAVAGDTLYSAVAGLAAAVNASQTAARAEAYGDRLQLIYTNYGQAGSAIACGAETAIGTAAVLSVWGQALSPNLLECAYPAREYVSVSGTANTGDTVTCKITLTNGVIVTNRVIAAQGQTAASVLAQLQNLINSNAALQATNGVRAVTFTTYLPTEMALEARTPGPEGYNLFVDYQVTRAFPPSGLDTGVSFSDQFDDAEEYVFNDAVRSYRVLTAQGTLTFWTGRDPLEAEYAWDTAGLPNGRHTLRLVARDGAATETQGHALVPVVVSNSPFTCHLLSPTGGAAFVLGSNVFLEAAASHAPGTVTQVVFLVEGRPFAALTNAPYVAAADTLAYGVGSVTVRALARDSTGAQALSDPAAIAIGRSPWVDSDGDGVADAWEQQSFGGLYVYNATNDPDADGVDNYREYVAATDPNSPASFFFAEPTPGLFEFGRLSFFADTGRVYEVLYNTGYLTNFNAWEVATPTPFPGHGGVTNWVDDGSETEPPPADVTQRLYKVRVALP
- a CDS encoding TIGR03790 family protein, which produces MRHGRQMLRLAAGAVVGAALSAAAGGGPQNVLVVVNDRDRASVEAGRYYMEKRGLAPRQLCRLRLPSSEPSIPAALFEEHIRRPIEAHIEAEGLARQIDFLAVCWSAPTRVSDSESITAALAFGFQNAPGAPPCALIPGTSNAYVFSERAFSRATGGPGRPAYLAMLLSAPTPEETRRLVDRSVAADGTAPDGTFYLLKPPSDPARNIRYKLFDEFDFQARFLEGFPRRVFAEQNAQGNLRDVMGYQTGISSYPDWFWATNAYRPGAIADHLTSFGGMLPTPSMGHSSVFDWIRAGASASYGTVSEPCNFPEKFPHPLVFLWYARGFNLAESYWMSVAHPHQGLFVGDPLMAPYARPPLVTVSGAVSGQTVSGVVTVRVTAVGTPERPVAAIDLYLDELWTATLTNVTPKAWNEIWVDVDGTAGQYILRAADDLCAAADGIARDLRRQNPMLNAIPFGDRVVLMDGRIGKPGATTRYGARVEAGLGPPPALSIRALTPAFLDSTYPARKYLLLRGPAREGDAVECRITVAAGTVVTARVAAAEGEAATSVVARLERALRDDPLLGGEEGVRLANRKSSGEQVEFSLEASRPGATGMALLLEYHILPAQAGTGLGPPVAYRGRLGDTIDLLSSRGMLQLACGRETLEAEAVLDTAAHPAGPHALRFVARDGTAVQTQGHALLPLVFRHADPAR
- a CDS encoding radical SAM protein, whose amino-acid sequence is MPRNIVQASLITTFRCNARCGMCHIWQTPTKPEEELPAKYYEKLPEGLRINVTGGEPTLREDIEEIFAILHPKADLLELSTNGFYTDRVVRLAEKYPDILIRVSLEGLPETNDRLRGTKDGFDHALRTMLELRKTKCRNIGFSIVISDRNADDLIPLYELCAALDVELGNSVMHNSWYFHKTDNAIADRDKAVKRETEFIAALLQSRRAGLKSRIKDYGRAYFNRSILNRFAGKPASAYRPPCGAGTDFFFVDPWGNVTPCNGSAEEWIMGNLKESSFEEIMNSDKAREIMARVRGCTRDCCFIVTDRHDMVRRPWKPISWIARNKLRLAFKLPIDAS
- a CDS encoding glycosyltransferase family 4 protein gives rise to the protein MNVRVIGLRGFPGVQGGAEKHGEELYPRLAALGVRVTVMARAPYFPPDRRAAEWRGVRFEYLPAVRRKHLEALGHSFAAALRTARRRRQTDLVHVHNIGPALCLPVLKLAGLKTVLTYHSPNYEHKKWGPLARGVLRLGERIGLRFSDAVITVTEAARRALAERYPGRRVVHIPNGVARMERRPPGEAMRRWSLTPGRYFFTACRFVEGKGLEDLIRAFDRVRRDDLRLVIAGAADHETDYSRGLKRLAADTPGVVLTGVLSGAPLWELYSQAGLFVLPSYAEGLPLSVLEAMAFGTPVLASDIEANREVGLRAHRFFPAGAVPELAARMEALLAAGLPPDEADEYRALLARRYDWDAAARKTRDLFLEVAGRPAV
- a CDS encoding radical SAM protein, which codes for MKGYDVLVNVTNICDARCVMCNIWKNQDLGRKSYLSPALLESVKPLSSVSFAGGEPFLHREIVDMARVVHRNNPRAKIVFSSNGFRTDVIVEKVADILKFHKHVQVTISLDGIGAAHDRMRGVPGAWDKVHRTFQRLGEIGLKRRNFGFTITAENYAMLPEVYAHARKLGAGLSPAVAQSSKFLNVEVPPLRPETILPYLEPLVRDQLKSWNPLAWARAFFLYGVLHYLNTGRRLLLCDAFERQFMIDQTGEILSCHPILKSAGNLNDQPLPAILAKPETVRLARDLRSCHACWELCTARSSIRASLWKVARWAAWNKALVHLGRWSAARPSPLFPGTAPIPPPAGHLKD
- a CDS encoding sugar transferase; protein product: MLHRTAQFRGQISQALDALVTAVAFTLALAIRRGMNMWRPDLFPPFDALWQHAWLYLLLLPLWIVILESNGYYQHPFARSRLASLKILFRANVIGVAAVFFLLYLLKVKHIPRVLVIIFAALDVLLLWIKDAVTRQVVPLWSSPSRILLVGAPGDVKAVQDQLRQQPAWSVKVLGLLRPEGAAAGPEDGPPVLGTPRDLARVLHEQTVDSVLLAPGRQTFEEIQELIQVCETEGVEAWLLADFFRTSIARACVDQFQARPVLVFRSTPTLSWALVTKRVMDVAGALLLLALLSPLFLAVALVIKLTSPGPILFRQKRCTLHGRLFTMLKFRTMVADAEQKRALLEERNEVSGPVFKIRDDPRVTPAGRFLRRHSLDELPQLFNVLAGDMSLVGPRPPIPSEVAKYENWQRRRLSMRAGLTCLWQVSGRNDLSFEDWMRLDLEYIDHWSLGLDLEILVKTPLAVIRGTGF